AATAACATCTTCCTCAACTTCTTTAGTTTCCACTACTGGCGGTACCCAAACAACCTTGTAAGGTTCATTCACATTGTCTGGTACTACTGAAACGTTATCCGTCACCTCTTCGGTATCATCTACTATTTCGAACAATTCTGTTACTTTAGTTTCCGGTGGAGGAGGCGGTTCCAGTTTCTCTTCAGGGAATGTGATTGGAACGAGCTCCGTTACAAAGATGGATTCATCATCAGATGATACTGCCGCAACTCTTACATCATGCTGTGTCCATTCGAACGATACGAACATGAAAGCAAGCGCAACAACCAAACCCATCAACAACCAAGAACCTCTTTGATTCTCAATTGCAGCCTTTTTTGATTTTTTGGCTTCCATAAAAAATGTGTTTAAGTAATTAATAATAGAAAATATATAGCATATATACTACTTTTCGTTTTCTGTCTTA
This sequence is a window from Bacteroides thetaiotaomicron VPI-5482. Protein-coding genes within it:
- a CDS encoding energy transducer TonB; translated protein: MEAKKSKKAAIENQRGSWLLMGLVVALAFMFVSFEWTQHDVRVAAVSSDDESIFVTELVPITFPEEKLEPPPPPETKVTELFEIVDDTEEVTDNVSVVPDNVNEPYKVVWVPPVVETKEVEEDVIHVSVEVMPEFPGGSAELLKYLSTHIKYPTMSQEMGSQGRVIVQFVVDKDGSITNPTVVRGVDAYLDKEAIRVISGMPKWKPGVQNGKKVRVKYTVPVVFRLQ